The stretch of DNA TGGAGAAATTTTATAAGATTcacatttcaattttataaccAATAACTATCCAATAAAGATACTGCAGCGTTAAACGATTCTTTGCATGTGAGAAAGTTCTCAGAATGTGATCAACAATTCTTTGAATGTGAGACAGTTCTTAGAATGTGagcaaatataaaaagaatagttTATATCTGCATGATGTAATGACGTGCACTAGAAAAAATTAGGTATATGTGTCAGGATAGAAATAATTATACGACCCTTTGTTTTTGTCATGTGTAATTTTATAagtgaaattatatatatatatatatatatatatatatatatatatatatatatatatatatagatagttAGATCGATAGATAGATAGTTAGTTGTAGTTATTATTATGGTTTAagtgatttatttaaatttaattaatttttaaattaaaataaatattttattatttaaatttttaagtaatgcTTTTTCAATTTAACTTATTCAatcattttaccttttaaataattatttatttcaatttaactgtttttaaaaattaaaaataattatttaacaaaaatatatgtgtatgagataaattttaaagacaGTGGAATGTGACTCTTATGTGTAAAGTACAGAGTGACAAAATAAGTTAGTcctttttaattcttaattcgTCTCATTTAAAACATACTATaagcatatatattttttaaaagttttattaattaattaatgtttctaatcaaacttaatatatgaatgttaattatttaaattaaaatatcattatatgtTGATAccttaaaaacaatataatatacaaaattaaattttttaaatgattttattttaatttttaattaaaaagtgtAAACTATTAATTAACAACaggttaaaaattttaactggATCAAgtactttttttattactacAACAAGTACATTGGTGAAATTAGGCCAGTGAGTGTAGGGTACTTATTTAGGGTTTTCTTGGAAGACATGGTAAGCAAAATTGGATACATATTCAGACAGAGCTTTTAAGGCCATCTGCAAGGACAGATACGCCTTTAAGACATTTATTGATAACACTTTTTATCCCAAGAAGTAAGTCTTGTTAGTAcatgtattttaaattgtttttgacAACTTATTTAATACTCTTCATCAACTATACACATATAGTAATAGGACAAAACACTATTGATGTGGGAAGGAAGGATGtgagtttaattattttatttccatcttgtttttgtattaaataagtataaacttttttgttttattttcattcttaagATATGGTTatccgtaatttttttttttactattttaaatattaatttaatcacaTTAAACAACAATGCGTTGCCAAgaatttaatatcaaaattatacatatgttttcataatatcaaatatcaatattggataaagattaaataattataaaatagtaaaattacttaagagtgtattttaaaaataagttacaaaattaagaatttgagtaaagttactataattattttagattagttGTATTAGATAAAGGTTCTAgacaaagaagaagatgagaacaGAGGCGGACGGAGACACGATAGTGTGAATATATTCATACACATCCTATcttatacttaatttaaaaatatttactcatACTCATACATAATAGATGTAGGATGtgagtttaattattttttttcgaaTTAAAAGCTTCTCTCCCTCTTATGTTTAtattaaataagtataaattattttgttttatttttcattcttacaatatatatatatatatatatatatatatatatatatatatatatatatacactatttGTTCCTGCCGAGTAAAGACATACTTGAGTGAACACAAGTTGTATCAGAGCCAAGGGGTTTCAAGTCAAACGCATtcactttcttctcttttatgtCCACCCTTGTAAGCCAAAATGTCTTTCACtaattaggggataccaacctggtgGGGGAGCCTGCAAAGTCACTCCGTCGCTCAAGTCAATATCAGAGCAATAAATGATAAGAGTAAAATAAGATCATAATAGAATCTTTACCTCATGAATAATACCTTTTTTACTAGTTTAATGGGTCTAGCCCTATGGGCCTAGGGTTTGTGTTTAGCTAATTTTAGGGTTTGTTAACTAtgtttaattagtttaattcGCTCCATCTTCCAGCACAGATCCTATTTACGAataatctatattatttttcagCAAAGACGTTCTTTACCCCTGGGTTGAAGCCACTTCGACTTCTACCTCGGTTAACCATGTGCTCGTGATGTCCTCTATCGCTAAGCACCTTTGCTTATGTTTCAACATTGCTCATCTATCGTTAATTATCGTGCGTACCTTAAAGACTTATCAGGCTGGAGTATACTCGGATTAATTTGTTGACAGATATCAAGTGGTTCAAGGTCTTCACGCCATTTGCACTACGTTTACTGAGCTGGAGTATATTCGGCCTCCCAGACTGATGTCTACTTAATGGTTCAAAGTAGCTTTTTTCCCACTATgtacataattcaataatatttttataaaaaacaaaaaattacattaGAAAAGCATGACATTATCGAgaatttaatatcaaaataatatatatatatatatatatatatatattcttaatttacactaataatttatcatactttTAGAAAGATATCTCAATTATttgcaaattttaaaataaaaagatattcttAACCACTTTATAACTTATTGAATCCATACAAATGAAATGATATTAAGATTAATGGGGTAAATTAGAAGAAGCATGAATCGGAATGTTTTGCATATGGATTGTTCTGATAATGGATTTCtagttttaacttttaattgagtttaattcaaattatatatatatatatatatatatatatatatatatatatatatatatatatatatatatatatatatatatatataaaagatatataaaagaTGTGGGAACATCGCGTTGTTAAAGGTAACTAATCTCATGGATGAATAGGttctatatttaaattgttatttactatgcaaaaaattataaatatttgttcatTCTTTCTAAATGACTTCTTTTCtctataaaacaaatatttactgcacaaaaaattgtaaatacttACTAAATGTGAACTTTTTTATACGGTTAGAGTTGTGATTCATATATTTAATGAActcaaccattttttttaagaatttaaagatTGACATTATATAAGTATTTTAGAATGTCTTGTATTGATTAGAAATTATAGtaaattttctctttcatttaaaattggagttaaaaaacttatttaaaatatatattaaaactttctcggtgataaataattttttaattgattaaaagattttttgTATATGTTAAAACGTTCTATTATACTTATAAGAAGGAAATTTTTAATGCATTAAAATCATTTAAGTTCAATTAAATGTTTTTGATTCTTCTGTTTTAATATGTGAATTTTACTAGTAAGTGAATTTAACCagttaaaatacaatattaatccattaaaaatatagattaatatctaaataaatctcttatttcttaattattttacacTAAATAAAAACCAAAGTTTTTTAAATCGTTTATTCTTTTAAGAGGGAGAGTGTCCAAACTAAgttgaaaattgtttttaaatttgtctttgTTTAAATTTTGGTATTAATACTATGATCGAAAGAAAACATAGATGTTCATAtggatatttattttcttatatgtaTATCCTGTCTAAATGATATTGTTTTCATTccctcaatttaattttaatcttaagACTTCTAAATAGGTTTTTCTGATATAACTTAGTAATACAACACTACTAATAAAATCTTGTATGATTCAAGatttaatatattgaattttacttttaatattttgatttttactattttgattGTGTGCTTGTAAAAGCTCTGAAATTTAAgtataatcttataaaattttgattgtgCTTGTAAaagttctgaaatttgaaaatttagtaTAAGCTTTAGTTAACATAGATAAACAAGTGGATCTAACTTCTAACtctaatattaaatgaatatcATTCATTATACATatctttctatttctttatcatttgattcttaatattatttcactttcatttctatgaatgaaatagaaaacaattaaatcttaaaattaacaaatttaacaagattctcattttgtattttaaaaaactaaaaaaaaaataatcagtGATAGTTCAGTTCAACTGACttcttaaaattaagaaaatgaagaacaTATCTTACTATTCTTTTCATAAAAGTTACTCTTGAAAGTAACAGTATCATTTTTTTCTAGCAATCATAGGTACAATACAAATCAATTTTCACCAGCAATCAATCTATGGAACCAACCCTCACACCAACCACAGCAGTTATGACTACCTGCGttaaaaatacatttcaaaataattttattacattttacttCTTATTCTATTACACCAATAATCTTATATTagttaagaattaaaataaagtgcagtttaaatatattttttttccactCTCCAATGCACTTTACAGACAAAATCGTGACggatttttaatcttcaaactATAGACAATACTTCAAGAATCTGGATAATTCATCCGatgatgtttaattttgtctgttaattattttagatatttcattttgtgtgtttattattttagatattatatatttatattaaaaatgaaacttAGAAACTCAACTAACTCTTGGGTTCATGTGGGATGCTTTAATGACTTAGGAGTCTTATTCAAATCAAACACTACAGATAATTTTTCTTACAAGGAGGTCTATTACAAGCAACACTGACCTTACTTCTTCATTCCTATTTATTACGAGTATAAATAGAACACACCAACTAAATATCGTGTTGTTGGGTCAAATTTGAAGCATCACATGGCTAGCGTTTCAACTCAAATCTCACAACTGCAGCTCTTTATGGAAGATCCAGCTGAACTTAATGCTACGAGGTTTCATCTTTCGCGCTCGCTCCTCAGCACGTTCTTGCAGCTTCCTAATCCTCGGTGCTAACCCACACACGTAATCCTGTGCCCTCTTTCCCTCCTCTCTCAAACCCTCCACCTTCTCCAATCTCCACCGTCCGATCAGGAACTCCAAGATGTCTGCGTAGTCATTCACCGTGTACACTCCCACACGTTGCGCCACTGCAGCGTAGTGCTCGAATAGCCTGGGGTCCTCCCCATCGTACATAAGATGCGCCGGCATGGTGATCTTTTTCTCCATCATGCTTCCTATTGCCACCATTGTTCCCGTCGGATCCACTTCTAGAAGCTTCTCCACGATCCTCGAGTACGCTTTCTCGTGTCTTTTCTCATCTGCAGCAATGGTTCCGCATATGCGCGCCAGCACAGGATCACCACCCTCCTTTGCGAGCCTTGCAGTGTTACCATGTGACACGAACGTGGCTCGCTCTTGGAATGACGTGTATACGTACCCCAGATATGGGTTGTTCTCAAAACCAGGGTCCTACACagtccaaacaaaaacataaatggaaCATCCTATGCTCATTCGAAATTCAACTACAATTTTTAacttggaatatatatatatatttatatattttaaatttcaaatttcaaatcttttgaaataatgaTAAGAAAGTTTCCTGTTATACTTACCATGCCTGCAGCAATGAGGTAATGAATGGTCTTTTCAATCATGTTCATGTTAACACGACCAGAAAGATACAAGTATGTTCTCAGCAAATCCCCATGTCTGTTCTCTTCCGCGGACCAGGCCCGAGTCCACACGGCCCACGGGCTTGGGCTTGTTCCGCACTCGTCTTTCACGCCGTCGAGGCTGTTCATTATGGTCTGGTAAGTGGGAAGAGCTTCCTCAGTAATCATGTCACCGACCAGCACCAAGAAGTACTCGTCAGATAGCTCCTTCGTTCGATCGCGAAGAGCCTTCACCTCCTCCATGAACTCTTCAAACGGCAACGATGGATCGGGAACGAAACTCTCGGGTTGCCAGCTTTTTTCCACGGGTTTCAGCAGCGGAAGGACACACTGCGAAGCCCACCCTTCCAGCGACCTGAAAACCTCTAACTTTTCCGGCGGCAATGAGTGGGCCCTCCGCGCTTTCGATGGCGGCGACACTGAGAGGACACATTTCGGTGGCAGCATGCGGTGGGGAACACTTCTTGGAGTGCATGCAAAGGGGAGAGTAGTTTGTATGAGCATGGTGGTTGAGGAGGGTGTGGGAGATATTTTTGTGAGTGTGGTGAGAGGAGTGAAAAACTATGTTTTGATTTGGCCGTTAATATatagaaacaaaattttgaaggCGGTGGAAAGTGGCCCTTTATGAAACAAAGGAGTGAGTTCGAGACATTAAGCGTAAGAGTATAGGTGTCGGCTTCAGAGCATCATAAAAAAACTACCTTGTAGGTTTTCTTGCAGGATGTAGTGCCTTGTACCAGATTCCTTGCATGCTTTAAAACTTGAGGCCATCTTGAGATAGACACAGTTTAAGGCATTTATTgatcacattttaaaaaacGAAAATTTTACATGCACACCATaaataaagttttcttaaacttataaGACACTTAGTCAGAAATGAAATTTTTAAGACTATATTTTACACCTTTGACAAGTTTCTTATCACGgatttttaaaactatattcACAATTGTCGTCCAGAACATTTCTATATGTACCTGTCTTCAGTTGAAGGGTGTATTTAGCGACGTGCGTTCTGGCAAGAGTGGTTGGATTTCATTCTCAATGGATGTCATGTGTACTATATATGTGTATACATGCTGTGACCACATCTCGGAGAGTCATTACACTTTATATCCGATTTAGATCTAATAAAATAGGTTTAGTCTGTAATCCAAATTTGATTTAGGTAAAATGGATCTCGATTAAAatttggatttattttaattaaattatttagatttgaaattttttcaatttaatttaaactcgattaaaactagattttttttttgtcaattatcTTGAATTTAACGAGATcgatttatatatatgattactaAATCTATTATATATGAGTTTGGCTCGACCCTTCAGTTTAGGCCGACTCGGCATGACTCTTTCAACTTAGACAAACTCGTCTCAACCTTATTAGATCTTGGTTAATTCGGCTCGACTTTCGGTCAAGGGCCTACTTAAGACAACTAATAGATGTAACACCCATTTCGAGATGTCACGTGAAATTGTTTTTTCAATACCAAGCGAAACTCTGATACCATCCTATAATTAAGAACTTAGTAAAATTACATCATAAATACTTGTCCaaatttcttcaaataaaacatcttaattttttttccaaacatcCTTAAATAGTCCATTACAATTCTTCAAATCCAAAAGCCAAagaaataaaatccaaaaagaaGTTTGAAATCCATTTCCAAAAGCCTTCCAAATCTCCCAAAGTTCTCCCCATTGCATCTCCTTGCATCTACGCAATTTTACTATTATATGCATTCACATCTACTGCTGTAAAATACACAAATTATCCGATCATCGAACAACTACAACAATTGCAAGGGTGAGCTtgaccagaaaaaaaaaatacaatatacaaCCATATTTTGATATCGTACAACTCATCTCATAATCACAACATAATTCATGGTTCACCCAAATCATGTTACCATAAAATGATATCACATATTATAGCATTCTCTCATACCTATTTCCTTTCCTATGCGCCAACGCCGCTTGGATAGAACTTTTTACCTACTTTTCATAAGACTTACAAGCAACAACCCTTGAATGCTCACCAAAGCCTTAGGCAAGAGCAAAATAACTAAGCTTAAGCCAAAGTCTTATAGTAGAACAAAACCCCATTTTACCTGACTCACCAAAGTCTTCTGGGTAAATGTGCAACTTGGTTTTACAGTTATGAGAGAATTCATATTGATCCATCACATATGTATACACATGCATGCATCACATGATCAACCTACCTGAACTCATCATGCAACTACATTATATCATGCCTCATCATACCATACCATACATATCATGTCATATCACATAATCCAACATGCATAAACTCATCATGTCCAAACATCCAGTATACTACAAATAAGGACCCATCACTATCTATCACAACACAATACaactaaaaaaacaacaatCATGCATGACATATATCTCCAACTACAAAATTCCAAACGAAGATCACATCGTTCAAACTGAAGAATAACATGTTATGGACCATCTGTCAAAATTTTAGCTCAATCCAATAGTTAACGAATCAGGaactcaattttttgaaaattgcgTAGTCTAGAAAACGTTAGTGGCATCCAACGCCCAAACACCAGAGGCTCAGTGCCTGGCGGTAGGAAGCTAGCGCTCGTCACCCAAAAAACCGGAGACTTAGCGCCTGACGATAGGAAGTTGGCACCCAGCCCCACAACCAAcgtcaaaaatatgaaaaacaacatCAAATCACATGAGAACCCATTTCCAACACATGCAAACAACCAAAATATGCTACCAAACTTACCCAACATCTATTGAACATAATACTTGGATTCTAGAACCTTAAGACTCCCAAAAATCTTCTTACTCCAATAGATcatccaacccaaaaatttcATAACTTCCAAATTGATTGTAACAAAGAAATATCTACACTTGTTATCAAATTACAATGATCAACCataaactcattttcttcttcagtTAACAACCTTAAACCACCATGCTAACTCCAAAATCATATCAATTgctaaaaaacacaaaattcccAATATAGGCATGAACAAAAAAATTTCCAAGAACTTATAACCCAACCAAAACTCTTTTGTGCTAACAATAGAAAATTCCACTacacaaaaattattattaaccCATACTATATTCATGAACAAAGAATTTTCATTCTTCATATCATGACAaacatggtctacaatcaacTTATACCTctcaattaaaagaaaacatttcaGAACCAATTCCTTGTAGCCACAAAATTAACAATATTGGGTTTGGTGGAGGCTCGAGCGGAACCCTAGAGCTTTGGCTACTTCCATGACTCAGATGAAGCAAAGCAAGGGGATCACTACAACAATAAAGGGAAAAGCCAAAAACGGAAGGTGGTAAGAGAAACTAGGTAAGATCTGaaagtttttctttattgaTTTGAAAACAGAATGGAAAACTGTTATGTTGTTTACAAGAGAAAGGAAACCTATCTTAAATAGGCTTCGATCTAGCAGAAGGTAACCACAAACGATAACCTTAACTAACCCTAAACTACTCTAACATCCCCCCTCAAGATGGACTATGGATGTTCAGTAGGCCAAGCTTGGAGGTGATTATGTGATATTGTCGTCGATgaagaaccttggtgaagccgtTAGTAAGTTGCTCTTCAAAGTGAATGGGAAGGAGGCGGAACAGAATAACTTGGACTTTTCCACGAAGAACGTGGCAGTCAATGTTAAGGTGATTTAGGAGCTCATGGAAGCTCTTGTTGTGGGCGATGTGGTGAGCGGATTTGTTGTCACAATACAAGGCAATAGTGTGGTTTGGTTGGATATGGAGATCACGAAGGAGATAACTCAACCACTGGATCTATCATGATGTAGTGGCAAGGGTGCAATATTCTGCCTCTATAGACGACCTAGAGACAATTCCTTGCTTCTTGGATTTCCAAGATATAAGAGAGGAACCTAGGAAAATGCAAAATCAAATGGTGGATTTCCTTGTGTCTAGGCATGTACCCCATTTAGAATCATTGAAATCTTTCAGTTGAATATTGTTATCAACTATAAAGAGCAATCCTTGTGAAGGGTTGGTCTTGATGTACCATAGGATGTGTTGAACAGTAGAATAATGATTGACAGTAGGAGCCTGCAAAAATTAACTAAGAAGGTGAATGAAAAAACATAGGTCAAGTATAGTATTAGTGAGATATATGAGCTTCCTTATGAGTCTTCTATATATGGTAAGGTCTGTTAGAGGGCCAACAACATCATATGGAGCTTTTGTGTCCTTAAGGTAGGGGGTTGAGCATGGTTTGCAATCCATCATTCTAGTGTGACTTAGAATATCAAGAGCATACATACGTTGGCATAAATGTATGCCTTTCTTAGATCTCGCAACTTCAAATCCAAAGAAATATTTGAGATTTTCTagattctttttcttaaaagcCTGGTGTAGAAGAGtttttgtaagacccgtagaatttaattaattaaataaataattaattaataaatacgggaggggtaataattatgacattaaattatggttggtatgacgtggaaaagtgctagctcatgtggttgagagcactttgattgtgggagaggacttgggttcgaatCCTATGTATGTTAACTTTCGATGTTatggttttgttatttaaatttatgaaaacatgttcttgtatattatgataattgaattgtgaTTCCTAGTATGAAATATGACTTGGTTACATGGTTGATAATGACTTGGCAATTACTcaggttatgggttcaagccttggagaacttacattaaactttatatttttggcatttttggtTTTGACGTGAATATGGAAAGGTGGAAAGGAAACCTAAGTGAGTGGGCAGCCAAAGGAGGCTGGAAGGGCAGCCATAGGGAAGGATTGAATGGCACATTATGTCTTATtcaatgccattttcgttttggtaATTAATCACTTAGTCTAGGCacactttaaaaaggaaaattaggttaagggcTAAGGTTTGACAAGCTGGGAAACTATACCTAAAGAGAGAGCGAAAATCTGAGAGAGTGTGAGAGGTTCTGGGTGATTTTGAGTTGCTGAATAGTGAGGAAGCAAGGAAGGTGGGTGATCAAGGGGGAACCTTACAAATTGTCAAGCTTAAGCGAAggagaaccaggttaggggagcttacACGTTAGAACTTTAATAACTGTATTCGAATTGCTGAATTTTATGTGTGTTGATGATTCTGTTCATTGCTGTTTGGATTTTTCtaagtttctggaaaaattcccagaaaccgcctggcgggctgcTCATAGCCGCTAGGCGATGCATGTAATATCACGTGGTTTGGGGTTCCTGTAAggggaaccgcctggcggcacaatCCCGACTGCCAGGCGATGCTTAGGGTTCTAGACATTCTGGGTTTTTCTGATGCACTGGCTGGCGGGCGATAAActcccgccaggcgacgcgaggaTGGAATGTGAGGTTTGGTCATTTTGAGGTGGGTTAACAGGATTGTGATCGGAGGGAAAGTACAAGTCGGTAATTAGAGAGGATCTAATATGGTACTTATGGAAAACAGTTTAACTAATAGTTAAGTTGGCTGAAACGGTGTTTTGAATGGGTTGGTGGAGAGTTTCGGTACTCATCGAATTAGGGTTGTACTTGTAAGGGAAAACTTTGAGTGAAATAAGTGAGAGAGTGATGTAGGAACGGGGTTCTCAATCAATAGAGTTGATGAAGGGGAGGGAAAAATCGGAAGTTGGGGTAAGATTCAAAGTTCGCAGaatgttggaaacaatgggGGAGTTCCTGGAGAatgcaggaaccgcctggcggccaCCTATGAgccgccaggcgctgtatcAGCAAGGGCCAGATTAAATGTGTTGGTAGTGTGGGATAGTTAAGTGCAATCACAAGTATATAATAGCATGATGAAAATGAGTGAAAGTGGTTAAGAATGTAGAAATAGTGGTTAAAGGATTACACTATCTAGTGTATGCGGAATTGAATTAACAAAGgcttaaataattgaaaatggtATGGATGACTGGACGGTTTACATTATAGTATGATGGGCAAAATGAGATAGGGTTGGAGAGATGTGTGTTAGATACCTCAGCACAGGTTATGTGTAAGTTGTTGGGCAAAAGTTGGGTGGTTAATTGTGTAATTGATTAACTATCGAGACATGGAGGATTTTAAAGACTATACTATATCAGTATCCTAGTATCTGGACTGCGACGCGAGTTTTATAACAATAGTAAATTGACGTGGTGTAAAGGCAAGGTAAGGTATTATGGAATACCAATATGGTAAAGCTAAGGAAGCTTGAATTGGAAACTGTGTGGGTAGTGGTAAGGTAAGGACTCCTACCCAATAAAGGAATGACGATTCGGTTTCACGATTGCGGGTGATCATAAAAGTTATAGGATAGTAGGAACGTAACCCAATGGTGCGGATGAGGAAGGGATGCCAAACTGGGACAGAAACTGGAGTCACGCAATACTGTCATGGCGCCTGGCTGTGGAACGGGGAGCGCCAGGCGATGGCAAGGACCCAGTGGGGTTCTGGACTGGATGGCGCTTGGCGGTTGGATAGGCTCCGCCAGGCGGCGGCGACACGAACAATGGCTCCTGGAACAGCGTCTGCCTGGCGGTGTAGACTGTCCCACCAGGCGGTGGTTGCAGACTTTGTGAGTTTGATGGCGGTTGGATAGGCTCCGCCAGGCGGCAGCGACACGAACAGTGGCTCCTGGAACAGCTTCTGCCTGGCGGTGTAGactgtcccgccaggcggtggttGCAGACTTTGTGAgtttgaggcgcttggcgcctggcggtacgtgtcctccgctaggcggtctggaagctggcagcgcctggcggcacgtgtcccccgccaggcgattcgcACTACTGCAGCTTTGGATTTGGATTGTGTATGTGTGATCTATGTGGCGTCTAAtggtgctttaaaggtgggattgctggagttccttgagttgtggctcggaacgtatcccttgagttgtggctcgggataggggttaagcacgtggtattccttgagttgtggctcggaatagcatctcttgagttgtggctcgggatggcggatgaacacgagaaacccttgagttgtggctcgggttggcgagtgttgccggtatgagtgtgctggttgtggccagtacggatgggtccagatagattgccctcctcagttgttggctgacg from Vigna unguiculata cultivar IT97K-499-35 chromosome 8, ASM411807v1, whole genome shotgun sequence encodes:
- the LOC114193988 gene encoding stearoyl-[acyl-carrier-protein] 9-desaturase 6, chloroplastic-like, producing MLIQTTLPFACTPRSVPHRMLPPKCVLSVSPPSKARRAHSLPPEKLEVFRSLEGWASQCVLPLLKPVEKSWQPESFVPDPSLPFEEFMEEVKALRDRTKELSDEYFLVLVGDMITEEALPTYQTIMNSLDGVKDECGTSPSPWAVWTRAWSAEENRHGDLLRTYLYLSGRVNMNMIEKTIHYLIAAGMDPGFENNPYLGYVYTSFQERATFVSHGNTARLAKEGGDPVLARICGTIAADEKRHEKAYSRIVEKLLEVDPTGTMVAIGSMMEKKITMPAHLMYDGEDPRLFEHYAAVAQRVGVYTVNDYADILEFLIGRWRLEKVEGLREEGKRAQDYVCGLAPRIRKLQERAEERARKMKPRSIKFSWIFHKELQL